A DNA window from Tenuifilaceae bacterium CYCD contains the following coding sequences:
- a CDS encoding RNA polymerase subunit sigma-54, producing the protein MNIKIQSIKFDADKKLTDFVEKKVNKIERYFDNIVDVEVFLRLQNSQELDNKIAEIRIKVPGSDLFAQRQSKTFEEAVDDCVDALKAQIQKHKDKLRGN; encoded by the coding sequence ATGAACATCAAGATCCAGTCAATTAAATTTGACGCAGACAAAAAGTTAACCGATTTTGTCGAGAAAAAAGTTAACAAGATTGAGCGTTATTTTGACAACATTGTAGATGTGGAAGTATTTTTACGCTTACAGAACAGCCAGGAGTTGGATAACAAAATTGCAGAAATTAGAATTAAGGTTCCCGGCTCAGATTTGTTCGCGCAGCGTCAATCTAAAACGTTTGAGGAGGCAGTTGACGATTGCGTGGATGCACTGAAGGCCCAGATTCAAAAACATAAGGACAAACTAAGAGGGAATTA